The Salvelinus namaycush isolate Seneca chromosome 1, SaNama_1.0, whole genome shotgun sequence genome has a window encoding:
- the LOC120055047 gene encoding transcriptional and immune response regulator-like: MTSYIVSSDSRRVSPSVHGNKFDTAYRKKAVPNIFENVNQDAVMRLFEKTGDKKAEERVRSIFSFTQDPAETAKALMALKQRKKDKFFQIVGLVRHMLKLR; the protein is encoded by the coding sequence ATGACTAGCTACATTGTATCCTCCGACTCTCGCCGTGTCAGCCCATCGGTCCACGGGAACAAATTCGACACTGCCTACCGCAAGAAGGCCGTGCCCAACATATTCGAGAACGTCAACCAGGACGCGGTGATGAGGCTGTTCGAGAAAACCGGGGACAAGAAAgcggaggagagggtgaggagcaTCTTCTCCTTCACGCAGGACCCAGCGGAGACGGCCAAAGCTCTGATGGCGCTCAAGCAGCGAAAGAAGGACAAGTTCTTCCAGATCGTGGGCCTGGTTCGCCACATGCTGAAACTGCGTTGA